One window of the Pseudomonas sp. S04 genome contains the following:
- a CDS encoding LysE family translocator produces the protein MDPNTMLAFTLVAAIAIASPGPATLMAINNSLAHGQRSAIWSSLGNASGLFCLSAAAMLGLGALLASSEWMFNMVKIAGAGYLFYLGVKQLLNKTPLLADGIEQGQSVRPSPFKLYRSAVVTALANPKATLFFTALFPQFIDQGAALFPQFLILTGIFMALSLLSLSLYAALASRAKGMLARPEWSRWVSRVVGVTFIGFGAAILAMRRQTA, from the coding sequence ATGGACCCGAACACAATGTTAGCTTTTACCCTGGTCGCTGCGATTGCCATCGCCAGCCCGGGGCCTGCGACCTTGATGGCGATCAACAACAGCCTGGCCCATGGTCAACGCAGCGCAATCTGGTCGTCGCTGGGCAATGCCAGTGGGCTGTTCTGCCTGTCGGCGGCCGCGATGCTGGGGTTGGGCGCGCTGCTTGCCAGTTCGGAATGGATGTTCAATATGGTCAAGATCGCTGGCGCCGGGTATTTGTTCTACCTGGGGGTCAAGCAGTTGCTCAACAAGACGCCATTGCTGGCTGATGGGATTGAGCAGGGGCAGAGCGTTCGCCCCAGCCCCTTTAAACTGTACCGGTCAGCGGTGGTGACCGCGCTCGCCAACCCCAAGGCGACGCTGTTCTTTACCGCGTTGTTCCCGCAGTTTATCGATCAAGGCGCAGCCCTGTTTCCACAATTCCTGATCCTGACCGGGATATTCATGGCGCTTTCGTTGCTGTCGTTGAGCCTGTATGCCGCGCTCGCCTCGCGCGCCAAGGGCATGCTGGCGCGACCTGAGTGGTCGCGCTGGGTCAGCCGCGTGGTGGGGGTAACTTTCATCGGGTTTGGTGCGGCGATTCTCGCGATGCGCCGGCAAACCGCCTGA
- a CDS encoding AAA family ATPase, translated as MQRIVILGNAGSGKSTLARALGSRLGLPVVHLDRLFWEPGWVEPDAEQFRARVKAAVAPKAWVCEGNYARRTFDLRLPGADLIIWLDTPRLTCFTRVIRRSVMNRPRPDLPAGCSEKIDRAFLTFLNFVWNFDRGYRPGIETVRQAIGPHIPTLHLRGSRQIRAFVDSLPATPQSISVDLQGLQDKPE; from the coding sequence ATGCAACGGATTGTAATTCTCGGCAACGCCGGTAGCGGCAAATCTACCCTGGCCCGCGCCCTCGGCAGCCGCCTTGGCCTGCCCGTGGTGCATTTGGACAGGCTGTTCTGGGAGCCTGGCTGGGTCGAGCCAGACGCCGAGCAATTCCGCGCCCGGGTCAAGGCCGCGGTTGCGCCAAAGGCCTGGGTCTGTGAAGGCAACTATGCCCGGCGCACCTTCGACCTGCGCCTGCCCGGTGCCGACCTGATCATCTGGCTCGATACACCGCGGCTCACCTGCTTCACCCGAGTGATCCGGCGCAGCGTCATGAACCGCCCTCGCCCCGACCTTCCCGCAGGCTGCAGCGAGAAGATCGACCGGGCGTTCCTGACCTTCCTGAACTTCGTGTGGAACTTCGACCGTGGCTACCGCCCAGGCATCGAGACGGTGCGCCAGGCCATCGGGCCCCACATCCCTACCCTGCACTTGCGCGGTTCGCGGCAGATCCGTGCCTTTGTCGACAGCTTGCCGGCAACACCTCAATCAATCAGCGTCGACCTGCAGGGCCTGCAGGATAAACCCGAGTGA
- a CDS encoding Lrp/AsnC family transcriptional regulator, with protein MIKTTATSQALDKFDRAILDLVQRDNTMALRLIAEQVNLSTAAVQRRLKRMEEGGVITGNVAIVDPTAVGRPITIIVEVMAERTSLEALEAMKAHFAVPEVQQCYYVTGEVDFVLVLTVASMQEYQALARRLFAENTNVTWFKTIVALDRVKVGLDVPSGGG; from the coding sequence ATGATAAAAACCACTGCAACAAGCCAAGCCCTGGACAAATTCGACCGCGCGATCCTCGACCTGGTCCAGCGCGACAACACCATGGCGCTGCGCTTGATCGCCGAGCAGGTCAACCTCTCGACCGCCGCCGTCCAGCGACGCCTCAAGCGCATGGAGGAGGGTGGCGTGATCACCGGCAACGTCGCCATCGTCGACCCAACCGCCGTTGGCCGACCGATTACCATCATTGTCGAAGTGATGGCCGAGCGCACCAGCCTGGAGGCTCTGGAAGCCATGAAGGCCCACTTCGCAGTGCCCGAGGTGCAACAGTGCTATTACGTCACCGGGGAAGTGGACTTTGTCCTGGTGCTGACCGTCGCCAGCATGCAGGAGTACCAGGCCCTGGCAAGGCGCCTGTTTGCGGAGAATACCAACGTCACCTGGTTCAAGACGATTGTGGCGCTGGATCGGGTGAAGGTTGGGTTGGATGTGCCGAGTGGGGGTGGGTAA
- a CDS encoding GFA family protein: MTSGQCLCGAVRFTLEVEPRYFYRCHCTLCRKQTGVGHNLATLVKAADFRWVAGQEQISSWQKPSGYRNDFCSSCGSTVPNPLRQTPYFWIPLGLLEAELSMACIGDFCTGDAMPWDQHRSPNNHRAAPESLGFILQALQVDAD, encoded by the coding sequence ATGACATCCGGGCAGTGCCTGTGCGGGGCCGTACGTTTTACCCTGGAGGTAGAACCGCGCTATTTCTATCGCTGCCATTGCACCCTGTGCCGCAAGCAAACCGGGGTCGGCCATAACCTCGCGACGCTGGTCAAGGCGGCTGATTTTCGCTGGGTCGCAGGGCAGGAGCAGATCAGCAGTTGGCAAAAACCCAGCGGCTACCGCAACGACTTTTGTTCGTCATGTGGTTCCACGGTGCCGAATCCGCTGCGCCAGACCCCGTACTTCTGGATTCCCCTGGGGCTGCTGGAGGCTGAGCTGAGCATGGCGTGCATCGGCGATTTTTGCACCGGCGACGCCATGCCCTGGGACCAGCACCGCTCGCCGAACAATCACCGTGCGGCCCCGGAATCACTCGGGTTTATCCTGCAGGCCCTGCAGGTCGACGCTGATTGA
- a CDS encoding methyltransferase family protein, with protein MDNRIPPPLVAALFGLLMWFAARHSPGTLELTIEWRIALALVVALAGVAICLAGVLSFRRARTTVNPLKPQTASALVSSGVYRYTRNPMYLGFATVLIAWSIFLAWPPALLGVPGFVMYMNRFQIGPEERALASLFGREFTQYCSQVRRWL; from the coding sequence ATGGACAACCGCATCCCTCCGCCGCTGGTTGCTGCCCTGTTCGGTCTGTTGATGTGGTTCGCAGCTCGACACTCACCGGGCACCCTGGAGCTGACTATCGAGTGGCGCATTGCCCTGGCGCTGGTGGTGGCGCTGGCAGGCGTAGCCATTTGTCTAGCCGGCGTACTGTCCTTTCGTCGTGCCCGCACCACGGTCAACCCGCTGAAGCCGCAAACCGCTTCGGCCCTGGTCAGCTCGGGCGTCTACAGATACACACGCAACCCGATGTACTTAGGTTTCGCCACAGTCCTGATAGCCTGGTCAATCTTCCTCGCCTGGCCGCCGGCACTGCTGGGCGTGCCGGGCTTCGTGATGTACATGAACCGCTTCCAGATCGGGCCGGAGGAGCGGGCCCTTGCCAGCCTTTTCGGCAGAGAGTTCACGCAATACTGCAGCCAGGTCAGACGTTGGCTCTAA
- a CDS encoding L-lactate permease → MVALFHLSPFLLVTAMLVVLRRPPVQAAVAGTLLVLLLWLAGAADAWHLGSMVAALKDTAVLFASTAFVIVPGLAFVIVIERLGVNLALSQWVRSLGLGSGDQVVFIVLGLAPLLEAMTGFGVSLIATVPLLLSLFERRVALRIALVGMAIMPWGTLGLASVIGASLAHLDARALSSTSALTSAPVFLLLSGLALYLAGVRELRAWAALGIYWLLFMAALYSASRWLGPEVAGVAAALVTALAVLAGGVWRVRRSASPRIAVHWPRQAWPYLVLIVCIVSLKLILTLTSWQDQWLVSGAQVTWKPLASPGVALLLVLVGVWLHARATPHKVGSDGSLPVALMARAKRPLLTIFFFLAMSQIMVKAGFLAGLMQLLAGLSPTAAMPLVTMFGALSGYMTGSNVGGNAIFMPAIALLPESARLLLAAVQNSSAGHAALGSISIVMLIVGLAKTQAEEEGELIRFGFALACLNTVLVALAATLLSGWLSWALVW, encoded by the coding sequence ATGGTCGCGCTGTTTCATCTGTCCCCGTTCCTGTTGGTCACCGCCATGCTCGTCGTGCTGCGGCGGCCACCTGTGCAGGCCGCCGTCGCCGGCACTCTGCTGGTACTGCTGCTGTGGCTCGCCGGTGCAGCCGATGCCTGGCACCTGGGCAGCATGGTGGCCGCCCTCAAGGACACGGCGGTGCTGTTTGCCAGTACCGCCTTCGTGATTGTGCCGGGCCTGGCCTTCGTGATCGTGATCGAACGCCTGGGGGTCAACCTGGCGCTGAGCCAGTGGGTGCGTTCATTGGGCCTGGGCAGCGGCGATCAGGTGGTGTTCATCGTGCTCGGCCTGGCGCCGCTGCTGGAAGCCATGACCGGGTTCGGCGTGTCCTTGATCGCCACGGTGCCCTTGCTGCTGAGCCTCTTCGAGCGCCGGGTCGCGCTGCGCATTGCGCTGGTGGGCATGGCGATCATGCCGTGGGGCACGCTCGGCCTGGCCTCGGTGATAGGCGCTTCGCTGGCGCACCTGGATGCCCGGGCACTGTCATCGACCTCGGCACTGACCAGCGCGCCGGTGTTTTTGCTGCTCAGTGGATTGGCGCTGTATCTGGCGGGTGTGCGTGAGTTGCGGGCATGGGCGGCGCTGGGGATTTACTGGCTGTTGTTTATGGCGGCGCTGTACAGCGCCAGTCGCTGGCTGGGCCCGGAAGTGGCCGGTGTTGCCGCGGCCCTGGTGACGGCCCTGGCGGTGCTGGCTGGCGGAGTGTGGCGCGTGCGACGCAGCGCCAGTCCGCGCATTGCCGTGCACTGGCCGCGTCAGGCATGGCCGTACCTGGTGCTGATTGTCTGCATCGTCTCCTTGAAGCTGATCCTGACCCTGACTTCCTGGCAGGATCAATGGCTGGTGTCTGGTGCCCAGGTCACCTGGAAACCCCTGGCCTCCCCTGGCGTAGCCCTGCTGCTGGTGCTGGTCGGCGTGTGGCTGCATGCGCGGGCCACACCACACAAGGTGGGGTCGGACGGCAGTCTGCCGGTGGCACTGATGGCGCGGGCGAAGCGGCCGTTGCTGACGATTTTTTTCTTCCTGGCGATGTCGCAGATCATGGTCAAGGCCGGCTTCCTGGCGGGATTGATGCAACTGCTGGCCGGCCTTTCACCCACCGCCGCGATGCCGTTGGTGACGATGTTCGGTGCACTCTCGGGCTACATGACCGGCTCGAACGTGGGCGGCAACGCGATCTTCATGCCGGCCATCGCCCTGCTACCCGAATCCGCGCGCCTATTGTTGGCCGCGGTGCAGAACAGTTCGGCAGGGCATGCCGCACTCGGCTCGATATCGATTGTCATGTTGATCGTGGGGCTGGCAAAAACCCAGGCGGAGGAAGAAGGCGAACTGATCAGGTTCGGCTTCGCCCTCGCTTGCCTCAATACGGTGCTGGTGGCGTTGGCGGCCACGTTACTCAGCGGCTGGTTAAGCTGGGCGCTGGTGTGGTGA
- a CDS encoding NAD(P)/FAD-dependent oxidoreductase, with protein MHVPIYACHEFIQLAYHRRVDRMEVDMGNTQGKRVVVVGAGIVGASLAHHLASKGANVTVVEAEGIASGVTGSSFAWINTSHGEPDPIAQLRGAAIKEYRRLETQLPDLEIRWTGALSYSAMPNGALQASANQVSRSQILDLEPNLKNPPQSALYAAEEGALDAVAATHALIAGAKAFGAKILTQTRVLGFVTQRAKVTGVETTQGIIDADVVVLAAGTGITKLTDRLEVPLPIEASPAIFIRYKVQPDLVHTLISSPEMEVRQSSDGALLAAEDYLDNTMENQPAAIALRTAKTIRNELHGVVSIEPQWACVGLRPMPADGIPIIGYLPKVSGVYVCAMHPGVTLAAIVGRLASEEIVDDKASSALGPCRPDRFLRA; from the coding sequence ATGCACGTCCCCATTTATGCATGCCATGAATTCATCCAGCTGGCGTACCATCGGCGCGTCGACAGAATGGAGGTTGATATGGGCAATACTCAGGGCAAACGAGTCGTAGTCGTTGGTGCAGGTATCGTGGGCGCATCACTGGCGCACCACCTCGCGAGTAAAGGCGCGAATGTCACCGTGGTCGAGGCTGAAGGTATAGCGTCGGGAGTGACGGGAAGTTCATTCGCATGGATCAACACCTCACACGGTGAACCTGACCCCATTGCGCAACTGCGCGGTGCTGCAATCAAGGAGTACCGCCGCCTCGAAACGCAGCTGCCGGATCTCGAGATACGGTGGACAGGCGCTTTGTCTTATAGCGCGATGCCGAATGGAGCGCTGCAGGCTTCAGCTAACCAGGTGTCTCGATCGCAGATTCTCGACCTTGAACCCAATCTAAAAAATCCCCCTCAGTCTGCTTTGTATGCGGCTGAAGAAGGGGCGCTGGACGCCGTGGCAGCTACCCATGCGTTGATCGCCGGCGCCAAGGCATTCGGGGCGAAGATTCTCACTCAGACGCGAGTTCTTGGTTTCGTAACCCAGCGTGCAAAGGTAACCGGAGTCGAAACAACACAGGGCATCATCGATGCCGATGTTGTGGTATTGGCCGCCGGGACAGGTATCACGAAGCTGACAGATAGGCTTGAAGTGCCCCTTCCAATAGAGGCCTCGCCTGCCATTTTCATCCGTTACAAGGTCCAACCCGACCTCGTGCACACCCTCATCTCCAGCCCTGAAATGGAAGTGAGGCAAAGTTCGGATGGTGCGTTGCTGGCGGCAGAAGATTACCTGGACAACACCATGGAGAATCAGCCAGCAGCGATAGCGCTCCGCACTGCCAAGACCATCCGCAACGAACTCCATGGGGTTGTTTCCATAGAGCCGCAATGGGCTTGTGTCGGGCTCAGGCCCATGCCCGCCGATGGCATCCCCATCATCGGTTATCTACCAAAAGTCAGCGGCGTCTATGTGTGTGCAATGCACCCCGGAGTTACTTTGGCGGCGATAGTGGGACGTCTTGCCAGCGAGGAGATCGTCGACGACAAAGCGTCCAGTGCCCTTGGCCCATGCCGGCCCGATCGGTTTTTGCGAGCGTAG